A section of the Trachemys scripta elegans isolate TJP31775 chromosome 10, CAS_Tse_1.0, whole genome shotgun sequence genome encodes:
- the PDZD9 gene encoding PDZ domain-containing protein 9: MERGDEVFLTGIEAEQKRNPDTFPGDYGNGSISGQFPALEKISEHTLSATLKTNIKMGEQGLGLIVIQNGPYLQMTSLVEKGSAAKNGRLKPGDILIKIGHANVLGWTLRELWQLLHNIPIGTVLQIRVYRDFVEVPQHWQNALELIPEVKPPVKTDISCKDSETKDDTWTSSDDYEDGDSDGSFRYKTTQSFCYDPTKELPSISKTWHAFKRKKHTFTVGADIGCDIIIHKDSDAWYSSDFATDGIRSSYWTMETHDSESTSSSSSISDAFWLEEFASILE; the protein is encoded by the exons ATGGAGAGGGGGGACGAGGTGTTTCTAACGGGTATTGAGGCAG aacaaaaaagaaatccaGACACTTTCCCTGGAGATTATGGAAATGGGTCAATATCAG GGCAGTTTCCGGCACTGGAAAAGATCTCTGAACATACTTTGAGTGCTACATTAAAGACCAATATTAAGATGGGAGAACAAGGATTAGGTCTTATAGTAATTCAGAATGGACCATATCTCCAGATGACAAGTCTGGTTGAGAAAGGCTCTGCAGCTAAGAATGGAAGACTCAAaccag gtgatattttgattaaaattggACACGCTAACGTTTTAGGGTGGACACTGCGAGAGCTTTGGCAACTTTTGCACAATATTCCCATAGGAACAGTTCTACAGATCAGGGTTTACAGAGATTTTGTTGAAGTACCTCAGCACTGGCAAAATGCACTTGAATTAATTCCTGAAGTAAAGCCTCCTGTGAAGACAGA CATTTCATGTAAAGACAGTGAGACAAAAGATGACACGTGGACAAGCAGTGATGATTATGAAGATGGAGACTCTGATGGAAGTTTTAGATACAAAACTACACAATCATTTTGTTATGATCCTACCAAAGAATTGCCATCAATTTCGAAAACTTGGcatgcatttaaaagaaaaaaacacacatttactGTAGGTGCTGACATTGGATGTGACATTATAATTCATAAAGATTCTGATGCATGGTATAGTTCTGACTTTGCTACTGATGGCATTAGATCTTCATACTGGACTATGGAAACACATGACAGCGAATCAACATCATCTTCTTCCTCTATATCAGATGCATTTTGGCTTGAAGAGTTTGCCAGTATTTTGGAATAA